A window of Tautonia plasticadhaerens contains these coding sequences:
- a CDS encoding sigma-54 interaction domain-containing protein — protein sequence MAMTYSRSNDQGPSRPDRPVDDPSGLPGVIAGSEVMRDVARVTRQVARSRACVLIVGETGAGKELIARAIHDLSPRASGPYIRVNCGALTESLLESELFGHVKGSFTGAVENRTGRFEAAHTGTIFLDEINSTSPKLQVKLLRVLQEGEFERVGDVSTKKVDVRVVAATNRELREEIDAGRFREDLYYRLNVVPIDLPPLRDRRDDVPPLVTFFLARYGEQDQREMRRVDPEAMKLLCRYDWPGNVRELQNYVERAVVLGDGPELRPEHLPPQLRGVAPPRAIRGKAPDLDSLTADLVRRGLLAAGPNSDELIRRIVAPVERELIQQVLASCDRVQIKAAARLGINRNTLHKKLSEYGLDSPSANGESPGDGDDS from the coding sequence ATGGCCATGACCTACTCCCGGAGCAACGACCAGGGGCCCTCCCGCCCGGATCGCCCCGTCGACGACCCCTCGGGCCTGCCCGGCGTCATCGCCGGCAGCGAGGTCATGCGCGACGTGGCCCGGGTCACCCGCCAGGTCGCCCGATCGAGGGCCTGCGTCCTGATCGTCGGCGAGACCGGGGCGGGTAAGGAGCTGATCGCCCGGGCGATCCACGACCTCAGCCCCCGGGCCTCCGGGCCCTACATCCGGGTCAACTGCGGGGCCCTGACGGAGAGCCTCCTCGAATCCGAGCTGTTCGGCCACGTGAAGGGCTCGTTCACCGGCGCCGTCGAGAACCGCACCGGCCGCTTCGAGGCCGCCCACACCGGCACGATCTTCCTGGACGAGATCAACAGCACGTCCCCCAAGCTCCAGGTCAAGCTGCTCCGGGTCCTCCAGGAGGGGGAATTCGAGCGGGTCGGCGACGTGAGCACCAAGAAGGTGGACGTCCGGGTGGTCGCCGCCACCAACCGGGAGCTGCGCGAGGAGATCGACGCCGGCCGGTTCCGCGAGGACCTGTACTACCGGCTCAACGTCGTGCCGATCGACCTGCCCCCGCTCCGAGACCGCCGCGACGACGTGCCCCCGCTGGTCACCTTCTTCCTCGCCCGGTACGGCGAGCAGGACCAGCGCGAGATGCGCCGGGTCGACCCCGAGGCGATGAAGCTGCTCTGCCGGTACGACTGGCCGGGCAACGTCCGGGAGCTGCAGAACTATGTCGAGCGGGCCGTGGTGCTCGGCGACGGCCCCGAACTGAGGCCGGAGCACCTGCCGCCGCAGCTCCGGGGGGTCGCCCCCCCCCGGGCGATCCGGGGGAAGGCCCCCGACCTGGACAGCCTGACCGCCGACCTCGTCCGCCGGGGCCTGCTCGCCGCCGGGCCGAACTCCGACGAGCTGATCCGGCGGATCGTCGCCCCGGTCGAGCGCGAGCTGATCCAGCAGGTCCTCGCCTCCTGCGACCGGGTCCAGATCAAGGCCGCCGCCCGGCTGGGGATCAACCGGAACACGCTGCACAAGAAGCTGTCCGAATACGGCCTGGACTCCCCCTCCGCCAACGGGGAGTCGCCGGGCGACGGGGACGACTCCTGA
- a CDS encoding HEAT repeat domain-containing protein codes for MPPTPTPLDREPGRAGAVGRSASALLVVLAAGAIGPAIGVAQAQAPGLETFARPPQTPLELWDAIGYLTRVGLTDQAVPLIDRFLQLEPDDATLLEIRDRFGLGSILRLQDDPRTAGRVREILDRLAAASRRNARREDRLRRAVELLVGSPVQQGEALLRLDEAGPYAVPYLIEALADRPVGSPERALLVGNMGRLDRRAVPALLAALDAPDPTLAADAASVLARIGDRRALPFLVSLASTAGDDPAPARTQALDAIRRIAGAPMGELSRTPARLLLDEARRYLTGAYQFPGDQVELWTWQDGNVSPVLVRPDEAEVRLGSRFADRALELDPGDPEARAVRLALQIRAQQVGPAPEPGTAPLDLSREDPEILAEALRLVQESKQFDLAPPLISALGRVADPSSLEAADPPSPLVSALAVPDRRVQLAAASEIARLDPAVGIPGASRVVPILARSLLPGDLPEVVVVSGNTPLLTTIASSLRERGIAPITASTADEGFARAAESAGVEALIVDPAFLRGGRDARDLILDLRSDARTAGLPVLLPLPIDPARAIARGREYAIRQSEVEPNDIPVRATPITFVGVPRKGRIDGRLSVDDRPPYNQPKRELPDPNAPPAVDRPVDPLSPPPLPAEGEEAGEETPPVDISGDLFEIGPLRPGDSISAIIEPAPGSTLRPVDVALWLERREGPGGVPVATGLGSLALTIDTPGVYDLRAQGAERFLYGNRALYRLEVTVYDSVRPTPPIPGTARVRVEALAREFDRVAVLTAPGDPSAVEEALARSWGRIGDVPIPRAELEAMADAAADALAGIASRPGGSFAADLARVVPQLQRALAEPSRAPAAAAALAAVPTVEAQRSLADFAADTTRPAPSRVAAAQALQTSISRFGSLLAKDQRPRLLRARDRAAEPGLREALDAVAGDLTTRAPAADDPGPNPVE; via the coding sequence ATGCCTCCGACCCCGACCCCCCTCGATCGCGAGCCGGGCCGAGCCGGCGCCGTCGGCCGGTCGGCCTCGGCGCTGCTCGTGGTCCTGGCGGCCGGAGCGATCGGCCCGGCGATCGGCGTCGCGCAGGCCCAGGCGCCGGGCCTCGAGACCTTCGCCAGGCCCCCGCAGACCCCCCTGGAACTCTGGGACGCGATCGGCTACCTCACCCGGGTCGGCCTCACCGACCAGGCCGTCCCCCTGATCGACCGGTTCCTCCAGCTGGAGCCCGACGACGCCACCCTGCTGGAGATCCGGGACCGCTTCGGCCTCGGCTCGATCCTCCGGCTCCAGGACGACCCCCGGACCGCCGGGCGGGTCCGGGAGATCCTCGACCGCCTCGCCGCCGCTTCCCGGCGGAACGCGAGACGCGAGGACCGGCTCCGACGCGCCGTCGAGCTGCTCGTCGGCAGCCCGGTGCAGCAGGGCGAGGCGCTCCTGAGGCTGGACGAGGCGGGGCCTTACGCCGTCCCCTACCTGATCGAGGCCCTGGCCGATCGGCCCGTCGGCTCCCCCGAGCGCGCCCTGCTGGTCGGCAACATGGGTCGGCTCGATCGCCGGGCCGTCCCCGCCCTACTGGCCGCGCTCGACGCCCCCGACCCGACCCTCGCGGCCGATGCCGCCTCCGTGCTCGCCCGGATCGGCGACCGCCGGGCCTTGCCTTTCCTCGTCTCGCTGGCCTCGACCGCCGGCGACGACCCCGCCCCGGCCCGCACCCAGGCCCTCGACGCGATCCGTCGCATCGCCGGGGCCCCGATGGGGGAGCTGTCCCGCACCCCCGCCCGACTGCTGCTCGACGAGGCACGACGCTACCTGACCGGCGCCTACCAGTTCCCCGGCGACCAGGTCGAGCTGTGGACCTGGCAGGATGGGAACGTCTCCCCGGTCCTCGTCCGGCCCGACGAGGCCGAGGTGCGGCTCGGCTCCCGGTTCGCCGACCGGGCCCTGGAGCTGGATCCCGGAGACCCGGAGGCGCGGGCGGTCCGACTCGCATTGCAGATCCGGGCGCAGCAGGTGGGACCGGCCCCCGAGCCGGGCACGGCACCCCTCGATCTCTCCCGGGAGGATCCGGAGATCCTGGCCGAGGCGCTCCGCCTCGTCCAGGAGTCGAAGCAGTTCGACCTGGCCCCCCCGCTGATCTCGGCGCTGGGCCGAGTGGCCGACCCCTCCTCGCTGGAGGCCGCCGACCCTCCCTCGCCGCTCGTCTCGGCCCTGGCGGTCCCCGACCGCCGGGTCCAGCTGGCGGCGGCCTCGGAGATCGCCCGCCTCGACCCTGCGGTCGGCATCCCCGGCGCCAGCCGGGTCGTGCCGATCCTCGCCCGGTCGCTGCTGCCGGGGGACCTGCCCGAGGTCGTGGTCGTGAGCGGCAATACCCCGCTGTTGACCACGATCGCCTCGTCGCTTCGCGAGCGGGGGATCGCGCCGATCACCGCCTCGACCGCCGACGAGGGTTTCGCCCGGGCGGCGGAGTCGGCCGGGGTCGAGGCCCTGATCGTCGACCCGGCGTTCCTCCGGGGGGGCCGGGACGCCCGGGACCTGATCCTCGACCTCCGCTCCGACGCCCGGACGGCCGGGCTCCCCGTGCTGCTGCCGCTGCCGATCGACCCGGCCCGGGCGATCGCCCGGGGCCGGGAATACGCGATCCGGCAGTCGGAGGTCGAGCCGAACGACATCCCCGTCCGGGCCACGCCGATCACCTTCGTCGGCGTCCCTCGCAAGGGGAGGATCGACGGGCGGCTCTCGGTCGACGACCGCCCCCCGTACAACCAGCCGAAGCGGGAATTGCCCGACCCAAACGCCCCCCCCGCGGTCGACCGGCCGGTCGACCCCCTCAGCCCCCCTCCCCTGCCCGCCGAGGGGGAGGAGGCGGGCGAGGAGACGCCGCCCGTCGACATCTCCGGCGACCTCTTCGAGATCGGCCCGCTGCGGCCGGGGGACTCGATCTCGGCGATCATCGAGCCGGCCCCCGGCAGCACGCTGAGGCCGGTCGACGTGGCCCTCTGGCTCGAACGCCGGGAGGGCCCCGGCGGCGTCCCGGTGGCCACCGGGCTCGGCTCGCTCGCCTTGACGATCGACACCCCCGGCGTCTATGACCTCCGGGCCCAGGGCGCGGAGCGGTTCCTCTACGGCAACCGGGCCCTCTACCGGTTGGAGGTCACCGTGTACGACTCCGTCCGGCCGACCCCCCCGATCCCGGGGACGGCCCGGGTGCGGGTCGAGGCGCTGGCCCGGGAGTTTGACCGGGTCGCCGTCCTCACCGCCCCCGGCGACCCGTCCGCAGTCGAGGAAGCCCTGGCCCGATCGTGGGGACGGATCGGCGACGTCCCGATCCCCCGGGCCGAACTTGAGGCCATGGCCGACGCCGCGGCCGACGCCCTGGCCGGGATCGCCTCCCGCCCCGGGGGCTCGTTCGCGGCCGACCTCGCCCGGGTCGTCCCCCAGCTCCAGCGGGCCCTGGCCGAACCGTCCCGGGCCCCGGCCGCAGCCGCCGCCCTGGCCGCCGTGCCGACGGTCGAGGCCCAGCGTTCGCTGGCCGATTTCGCCGCGGACACCACCCGACCGGCCCCCTCCCGGGTCGCCGCCGCCCAGGCCCTCCAAACCAGCATCTCCCGATTCGGCTCCCTGCTGGCGAAGGACCAGCGGCCCCGGCTGCTCCGGGCCCGGGACCGCGCCGCGGAACCGGGGCTCCGGGAGGCCCTCGACGCCGTCGCCGGCGACCTGACGACCCGGGCCCCCGCCGCCGACGACCCCGGCCCGAACCCCGTGGAGTGA